The Acidobacteriota bacterium genome has a segment encoding these proteins:
- a CDS encoding CRTAC1 family protein: MLQPRYLAAALAVVLLILAAGWYGWNRFGHAEAGSVTSAAPADLFEMADFVFEQIALLETKEDVVCWSSFCKLDNFIAQKPHTPMAVLEKIRSMQELTDRLWEKTSVAAKGTHITSEDLARVSRQGRGKVPIYQVRGGKEIFKELGFNDFTDYRTTSEHWRILLSVIQDAVCGIGLYEERPVLLKPLTPEATIELSRIVSSLSLELLRETTNVSNEDRRVHSHAPHVREAFERIAEMHALDALPSPVSGRGESASSEAAKKQLGEREREFLNTLTRKLIRRKIESLKRYNAGAVEENVEQFINELSGIPVDKEGVQYLIEQLREFYMALASDCPGVVIDEAEDRERIQGVLPYRLLFNGDVVLRFGRPHRSGEGAAESDIVTVTLIERDMDALRDNALHWQIMEDVWLAGKGKPLTPFAAEFISEAVSILATYYLVGAEELAKAAGKTVITAQDFAELSNMAKFVLPPEVPDSAWSETHKREKEALLKTYPLPFFADVTQDSGIDFLHESNEKTVSQKLSGEGKPKYAGGGLAVGDVDGDGWMDVYLISGRDNKLYKGLGNGKFRDVTEEAGVADLSEGRSALFADVDNDGDLDLFLANAFGVSRLWENDGEGHFTDVTAAAGVEAAPPVPGMSFFFDYDKDGDLDLFVSGYGPWDKGISPTLGGRNGYPNKLFENKGGLKFADVTERAGLGDPGWVQAAAAFDFDRDGDEDIYISNDFAANSMFENLGDGTFRDVTSEALPRIRGHSMNVSFVDVNADGFWDVFVSNIDMYSRRIRHRFPRDETVNDISDTVLYGFRFMEDCALYVNKGGKLLEDKLDQWFEPGEYGWSWHAAFFDYENDGDPDMYLANGWLSDLHIDNNRLFLNHNGYFYLVDVDSPGLFLGSSRTFARFDMDHDGDLDLVVNNFHDKAVVLRNEQKGGNRWLKLRLRGETDNRNGVGAEVVVKAGDLVMRKHVTCGLGFLSQEPEILHFGLGQNDGADEIRVTWPNGTSQVVKNAASNTLVTIAQET, translated from the coding sequence ATGCTACAACCACGTTACCTGGCCGCAGCGCTGGCCGTTGTGCTGCTTATCTTGGCAGCGGGATGGTACGGCTGGAACCGCTTCGGGCATGCGGAAGCGGGGTCGGTCACATCGGCCGCTCCAGCCGATTTGTTCGAGATGGCGGACTTCGTCTTTGAGCAAATCGCCCTACTCGAAACGAAGGAGGACGTGGTGTGCTGGTCCAGCTTCTGCAAGCTCGACAACTTCATCGCCCAGAAGCCGCATACCCCGATGGCGGTGCTTGAGAAAATCCGCTCCATGCAGGAGCTCACCGACCGGCTCTGGGAAAAAACTTCCGTGGCGGCCAAGGGAACGCACATCACGTCGGAAGACCTCGCCCGCGTCAGCCGGCAGGGCCGCGGTAAGGTGCCGATTTACCAGGTTCGCGGGGGCAAGGAAATTTTCAAAGAACTGGGCTTCAACGATTTTACAGACTACCGAACGACATCGGAGCACTGGCGAATCCTCCTCTCCGTCATTCAGGACGCGGTGTGCGGTATAGGCCTCTACGAGGAGCGACCCGTGCTCCTCAAGCCCCTGACTCCGGAAGCCACCATCGAGCTCTCGCGCATCGTCTCTTCTCTCTCGCTCGAGCTGTTGAGGGAGACCACCAATGTTTCCAACGAGGACAGGCGCGTGCACTCGCATGCCCCGCACGTCCGGGAAGCGTTTGAGAGAATCGCGGAAATGCATGCCTTGGACGCCCTCCCCTCCCCCGTGAGCGGGCGGGGGGAAAGCGCTTCCTCCGAAGCGGCGAAGAAACAACTCGGAGAGCGGGAGCGCGAATTTCTTAACACGTTGACGCGGAAGCTGATTCGCCGAAAGATAGAATCCCTCAAACGATACAACGCCGGCGCGGTAGAGGAGAACGTCGAGCAGTTCATCAACGAGCTCTCCGGCATTCCTGTGGACAAGGAGGGCGTTCAATACCTGATTGAACAGCTCAGGGAATTCTACATGGCCCTGGCTTCGGACTGTCCCGGGGTGGTGATCGACGAAGCCGAGGATCGCGAGCGGATTCAGGGGGTGCTTCCCTACCGCCTGCTGTTCAACGGCGACGTGGTTTTGAGGTTCGGCCGTCCCCACCGCTCGGGCGAAGGCGCGGCGGAAAGCGACATCGTCACCGTTACTCTCATCGAGCGCGACATGGACGCCCTGCGCGACAACGCCCTTCATTGGCAGATTATGGAAGACGTCTGGCTTGCGGGAAAGGGAAAACCCCTGACGCCGTTCGCGGCCGAGTTCATCTCCGAGGCCGTGTCCATCCTGGCCACGTATTACCTGGTGGGAGCGGAGGAACTGGCCAAGGCCGCAGGAAAAACCGTCATCACGGCCCAGGATTTCGCCGAGCTTTCCAACATGGCAAAGTTTGTTCTGCCTCCGGAAGTCCCCGACTCGGCCTGGAGCGAAACGCATAAGCGGGAAAAAGAAGCCTTGCTCAAGACGTATCCGCTTCCTTTCTTCGCGGACGTCACGCAGGATTCGGGAATTGATTTTCTTCATGAATCCAACGAAAAAACTGTGAGCCAGAAATTGAGCGGCGAGGGCAAGCCCAAGTACGCCGGCGGCGGCCTCGCCGTGGGCGACGTGGACGGCGACGGCTGGATGGACGTTTACCTCATAAGCGGCCGGGACAACAAGCTCTACAAAGGCCTCGGGAACGGGAAATTCCGAGACGTTACCGAGGAGGCAGGTGTCGCCGACTTGTCCGAGGGCCGTTCGGCCCTGTTTGCCGACGTGGACAACGACGGGGATTTGGACCTTTTTCTGGCGAACGCCTTCGGGGTGTCGCGGCTCTGGGAGAACGACGGGGAGGGGCATTTCACCGACGTCACGGCGGCGGCTGGGGTCGAGGCGGCTCCCCCGGTACCGGGGATGTCGTTCTTTTTCGATTACGACAAGGACGGCGACCTGGACCTGTTCGTGTCCGGTTACGGGCCGTGGGACAAGGGCATCAGTCCTACGCTCGGGGGCAGGAACGGATACCCGAACAAGCTTTTCGAGAACAAGGGGGGCCTGAAGTTCGCCGACGTCACGGAGAGGGCCGGACTGGGGGACCCGGGCTGGGTTCAGGCGGCGGCGGCGTTCGATTTCGATCGGGACGGCGACGAGGATATTTACATCTCGAACGATTTCGCTGCGAACAGCATGTTCGAGAACTTGGGGGACGGGACGTTTCGAGACGTCACTTCGGAGGCCCTCCCCCGCATACGCGGCCACAGCATGAACGTGAGTTTCGTGGACGTGAACGCGGACGGGTTCTGGGACGTTTTCGTCTCGAACATCGATATGTATTCCAGAAGAATCCGGCACAGGTTTCCGAGGGACGAAACCGTGAACGACATCTCGGACACCGTTCTTTACGGGTTTCGATTCATGGAAGACTGTGCCTTGTACGTGAACAAGGGAGGAAAGCTCCTCGAAGACAAGCTCGACCAGTGGTTCGAGCCCGGAGAGTACGGCTGGTCCTGGCATGCCGCGTTCTTCGATTACGAGAACGACGGCGACCCCGATATGTATCTGGCGAACGGCTGGCTGAGCGACCTGCATATCGACAACAACAGACTTTTTCTGAACCACAACGGGTACTTCTATCTCGTGGACGTCGATTCACCCGGACTCTTCCTGGGATCGAGCCGTACCTTCGCGCGCTTTGACATGGACCACGACGGCGACCTCGACCTGGTCGTTAACAACTTCCACGACAAGGCGGTGGTCCTGAGGAACGAGCAGAAGGGCGGCAACCGCTGGCTGAAGCTCCGGCTCCGGGGCGAGACGGACAACCGGAACGGCGTGGGGGCGGAGGTAGTCGTGAAGGCCGGGGATTTGGTGATGCGTAAGCACGTCACGTGCGGGTTGGGGTTTTTGTCGCAGGAGCCGGAAATTCTGCACTTCGGCCTCGGGCAAAACGACGGAGCCGACGAGATCCGGGTGACGTGGCCCAACGGCACGAGCCAGGTGGTAAAGAACGCGGCATCCAACACCCTTGTGACCATCGCCCAGGAAACGTAG